The nucleotide sequence GACGTTGAAGCCAAAGCCGCTGTTACGCAGATTACGGTTGCCCACCGAGAGATTGTAACGGTACTTAGGCGTGTTAAAAAACGTTACAAAGTCAGCCGGAATTTCGTCGGTGTTGACCAGGTAGTTTGACGATACGTTACCGCCGATAGTGAAGTTAGCCGGTAGTTGATAGTCTGCGCTGATGGCCCAGCCGGCATTTTTCAGCTGTACAGGCGAATTAACCGGCAGGTTATACACGTTCCGGGTCGTGCTGCTCAGCAGTGAAGCCGGAAAACCAGCCCGGCCCGGCGTATTGTCCTGCACGACCTGCTGGCCACCTTCGTAGTTCAGGAAGCGGTTATAATAATAGTAGGCATCGATAAACAGCTTCTTGCTGATCAAGGCTTTATAGCCTACCTCATAAGTCTCTACCCGCTCGGGGTCGTAACCTGGGCTGACAAACGGCTGCAAGAGCTGAGCCGCCTGCGCGGGTGCCGTTCCACCCTGTACAGCCGCTCCAAACGCCCGCACAGAAGTTAAGGTGTAAACCGGGTTCGAAGCAAAATTATATTTCTGCGCAAATACGGGCAAACCCCCGATCAGCCGCGCACCTGGCGTATTAAGATCAATGTACTGCGACTGCGTGGTTGGGATGCGGAAGCCCCGCTGGAACGACGCCCGGATGTTGTGCACCTTGGCCAGCGTCAGCACCGCCGACAACCGGGGACTGATCTGCGCCTTGAAATTCTGGTTCTTGTCGTAACGGATAGAGCCCGTCAGCTTCAGGATTTCGGCCAGGGTTTTTGAAGCCTGCGCGTAGCCACCGTATTCGTTGATGGTATACTCGCTGCCGTCTTCTTTCTTCAAAAAGATCGTCCCGCCCGAATTCAGCGCATACTGACGGAAATTACCGCCCACAATCAGCTCGACAATTTTCGGCTCAATCAGCTTGTTGAAGTTATACATAAACTCCCCATGATACAGGTTCGTTCTGTCCAGAAACTTTGCCCCTACGCCCTGTGCATTCCCTGGAATCGGGCGGCTTGCTACGGCATCAAACGCCTGCTGAAACGCCGGAGTACCGGGAATAAGCCGACCCTGGTCTGCTACACCACGCGCTACGCCAAGCCAGGTTACCTGCTGGCTGTTAACAAAATTCTGGGCACCGGCCAGTGCGGCCGTCGGCGCCTGCCCCGCGCCCAGCGCCGTCAGGAAGGCACCGGCGTATCCTTGAAAAGCCGTTTGGGCGTAGGTACCAAAGAACTGAGGAAACCAGGCGCTGGCGCTGGGCTTCCAAGCTTCGTTGATACCAATACCCAGCGTTCCGGTTGCGTAGGCATCTCCCGAACGCTCCTGGGTAGTGTAAGCCCGCACGAAGAAGTGCGAACCGCGCAGTTCGAGCTTGTACTGCCCCAGCACAAACCCTTTAATGTAGTAGCGGTCAGCCCCCGTGTATACGGTCGTTCCGGTGCCAACGTTGCCCTGACCAATCAGTTCGACCGCATCGTTGATACGATAATGCAGGGCCCCGCTCAGTTTAAGGTTATTGACGTTATAATCGACCAGTTCCGGCTCCATATACCCCGTCCGGGAAATATCCAGCCGAGGAATGATGGCATTAAAGATCTGCAAAGGTGTCTGACCCGTCAGCTGTGGCAGCGTCCGGTTGCCAGCCTGCGGAATCTGGGTTGTGGCAATCAATCCTAATATCTGCGAGGTGCCATTGGCACCGGTGCCGGGCTGGCCATTACCCAGCAGGCTGCTATAAATATTCGCCCGCACCCCCCCATCGTCACCGTATATGTTGACGCCGTCGTATCCTGGGTTGTTCTGGCGGCTGCCCGTCTGCAGGTTAAACCCGTTCGAGAAGCTCTGATCCCGATAATTGGTTGCCTGCCAGTCGTTAGCTGCTATATAGGAGGCATTTAATTTGAAGGCAAAGCGGTTATTGAACGCCTTGGCATAACGAAACGCGACATCGTAATAAGGCGTTGTTGCCGTTGCCCGGTTGTCGGCGTTCATAACGCCCACTTTAGCCTGTGCGCTTACGCCCTGATACAGAAACGGACTTTTGGAGGTCAGTAGTAGTAGTCCATTGATGGCGTTAGGTCCATAGAGCGCCGAAGCAGCCCCCGGCAGCAGTTCAACGCTTTCCAGATCAAGTTCCGAAATACCGGCGATGTTACCCACGGCAAAATTCAGACCGGGGGCCTGATTGTCCATACCATCGGCCAGCTGCACGACCCGCGTATTGCCATTGGCGCCAAAGCCGCGCACGTTCACCGACCGGAACGTCAGACTCTGGGTGCTCATATCAACGCCTTTGATATTCTGCAGTGCATCGTAAAATGTGGCGGATGGAGTAGCCTGAATAGCCCGTATATCCATTTTTTCCACCGATACCGGCGACTGCATTACGCTTTCCTCCACCCGCGATGCCGACACGACAACCTCCTGACCGAGCGTCACCTGCTCTTTCATGCTGACGTTCATATCAGTACGGTCGTTGTTGATGACAAACTCCTGCGTTTGAAAACCAACCCCCGAAACAGCAACCGTAAAAGGTGTGGGCGTGCTGGTCGTCAGCGAAAAGTTACCTTTCTGATCCGTAATGGTTCCAATAACTTTGCCTTTAACGGCAATGCTGATCCCCGCAAGCTCCTCCCGTTTAGCCTCGTCAGTCACCTTGCCGGCGATACGAGTCTGTGCCATCGCATTTAGGCTTAAAAGACCTGATAATCCGAGGGCAAGAATGAGGTAGGTAATAGTTTTAGACATGAGTGATTACAAATAAAAGTGGGATTTAGTGATGGGTTAACCGTTTAAGGCTAAACATACGGATAAGTCTGAGTTTTGTCTAAAAAAATCACCTTAACAAACTATAAACATGCAGTATAAAAACCTCAATGCGCTGTAAGTCAATAGTTTGTTAAGTAACCCTTTTTATTCAACGTAAATCAATACTACTGTCTCTCTGGCTAAAACTTAGCGGTTTCGAATCTTAGCCGCTTTTTTAGCATTTGCAGCCGAAAAAAGTATATAGGGTTGCTAGTTGTCTTTCAGGTAACAGGACTATCTCTTAATTGACCTCTATACCCGTATGACACACGAATCGAGTAACCCAAACCGGCGCAGTTTTCTCAAAGCTTCTGGTTTGTTGACTGGTGGCGCTATGCTAAGCAGCTTCGGAGCCACCGCTGGCGACCATCTGGTCCGGGGCTTTCACCTTTCGGTCAACGACACTATTAAAGTTGCTCTTATCGGTTGTGGCGGCAGAGGCAGGGGGGCTGCCCAGCAGGCTCTTAGTACGAAGCAAAACGTTAAAATCGTGGCATTGGCCGATGCTTTTCGTGATAATCTCGACCAAGCGTATAAAATTCTTTCAGAACGAGGTTTAAAAGCAGCTGATGGATCACCGAAAGTAGACGTACCCGAAGATCATAAATTTGTTGGCTTCGACGCCTATAAACAAGCTATCGCCTTGGCAGACGTCGTGATTTTGGCGACGCCACCGGGTTTCCGGCCGAGTCATTTTGAGGAGGCCGTCCGGCAGGGTAAGCACATTTTCATGGAAAAACCCGTAGCGACCGACGCACCGGGTGTTCGGCGGGTACTGGCGGCTGCCGAAGAAGCCAAAAAGAAAAAATTGAACGTAGTCGTCGGCTTACAGCGTCGCTATCAACCTAGTTATCGTGACATGATCAAGCGCATCCACGACGGAGCTCTCGGCGATATTATTGGCGGACAGGTCTATTGGATTAGCGGTGGCGTCTGGCATAAGCCTCGCCAGCCCAATCAGACGGAAATGGACTATCAGATGCGCAACTGGTATTACTTCAACTGGCTCTGTGGCGATCATATCAACGAGCAGCACGTTCATAATATTGACGTAGCAAACTGGGTGAAAAATAGTTATCCAGTTTCCTGTCAGGGAACGGGTGGCCGCCAGGTACGTAACGGCAAAGATGACGGCGAAATTTTTGATCATCACATTGTCGATTTTGTTTATGCCGACGGCACAACCATCAACAGCCAGTGTCGTCACTACGAAGGGACTTACAGCCGGGTCGATGAACTTTTCCTGGGTACGAAAGGTAAAGTTGAAGGCATGGAGAAGAGAAGTAGTGCCTTGATGAGCTACAATGGGCAACCTTTATATACCCACGACGCTAAAGCAGATGGCAATCCTTACCAGATTGAACACGATGAGTTGTTTGAAGCCATCGCTAAAGGCCAGTACACATTCGCTGATGCCGAACGAGTAGCTAAAAGTACAATGACGGCTATTATGGGCCGTATGGCTACTTATTCGGGAAAAGTGGTGAAGTGGGACGAGGCTCTGAATTCGCAGATCGATCTGTTTCCCGAAAAACTGGCCTGGGATGCCATGCCCAAGAGCTTACCTGATAAGGATGGATTTTATCCGATTGCGGTACCAGGTAAAACCATAACCGTATAGACAGACGGAGCAAAGCTGCTAAACAGCAGGTTTATAATTTACTTAAACGCGGCCGACTGCCACTGGCGAAGTCGGCCGCGTTTGTTTTCCAGCAAGAGGAGCTGCGTACCGGGAAACCGCTTTAGTAGCCGACGGCTTTTTCGCATACCCGCTACACTGAATACCTTCGTAAGCGCATCTGCCTGATACCCGTTGGGTGCCAGCACCGTCGCCTGGACAAAATGCCGCAAGCCCAGCCCCGAGCGTGGGTTCATAATGTGCGAGTAACGCCGACCCCTGTATTCCAGAAAACGGTACGTATCGCCGGACGTAGTAATGGCCGCATTTTTCAACAAAATTACAGTTGTATCCGGCTTTCCGTTCTGCCCTGAGCCGATGCTCACGCGCCAGCCCGAACCAGCCGATCCGTCAGGGGGTGGGTCGCCCGCCAGGATATCGCCACCGATATCAATCAAAGCGGAGCGAACGCCGAACCGTTGTAATACCAGCAGAGCCTCATCAATGGCA is from Spirosoma taeanense and encodes:
- a CDS encoding Gfo/Idh/MocA family oxidoreductase, with the translated sequence MTHESSNPNRRSFLKASGLLTGGAMLSSFGATAGDHLVRGFHLSVNDTIKVALIGCGGRGRGAAQQALSTKQNVKIVALADAFRDNLDQAYKILSERGLKAADGSPKVDVPEDHKFVGFDAYKQAIALADVVILATPPGFRPSHFEEAVRQGKHIFMEKPVATDAPGVRRVLAAAEEAKKKKLNVVVGLQRRYQPSYRDMIKRIHDGALGDIIGGQVYWISGGVWHKPRQPNQTEMDYQMRNWYYFNWLCGDHINEQHVHNIDVANWVKNSYPVSCQGTGGRQVRNGKDDGEIFDHHIVDFVYADGTTINSQCRHYEGTYSRVDELFLGTKGKVEGMEKRSSALMSYNGQPLYTHDAKADGNPYQIEHDELFEAIAKGQYTFADAERVAKSTMTAIMGRMATYSGKVVKWDEALNSQIDLFPEKLAWDAMPKSLPDKDGFYPIAVPGKTITV
- a CDS encoding TonB-dependent receptor, coding for MSKTITYLILALGLSGLLSLNAMAQTRIAGKVTDEAKREELAGISIAVKGKVIGTITDQKGNFSLTTSTPTPFTVAVSGVGFQTQEFVINNDRTDMNVSMKEQVTLGQEVVVSASRVEESVMQSPVSVEKMDIRAIQATPSATFYDALQNIKGVDMSTQSLTFRSVNVRGFGANGNTRVVQLADGMDNQAPGLNFAVGNIAGISELDLESVELLPGAASALYGPNAINGLLLLTSKSPFLYQGVSAQAKVGVMNADNRATATTPYYDVAFRYAKAFNNRFAFKLNASYIAANDWQATNYRDQSFSNGFNLQTGSRQNNPGYDGVNIYGDDGGVRANIYSSLLGNGQPGTGANGTSQILGLIATTQIPQAGNRTLPQLTGQTPLQIFNAIIPRLDISRTGYMEPELVDYNVNNLKLSGALHYRINDAVELIGQGNVGTGTTVYTGADRYYIKGFVLGQYKLELRGSHFFVRAYTTQERSGDAYATGTLGIGINEAWKPSASAWFPQFFGTYAQTAFQGYAGAFLTALGAGQAPTAALAGAQNFVNSQQVTWLGVARGVADQGRLIPGTPAFQQAFDAVASRPIPGNAQGVGAKFLDRTNLYHGEFMYNFNKLIEPKIVELIVGGNFRQYALNSGGTIFLKKEDGSEYTINEYGGYAQASKTLAEILKLTGSIRYDKNQNFKAQISPRLSAVLTLAKVHNIRASFQRGFRIPTTQSQYIDLNTPGARLIGGLPVFAQKYNFASNPVYTLTSVRAFGAAVQGGTAPAQAAQLLQPFVSPGYDPERVETYEVGYKALISKKLFIDAYYYYNRFLNYEGGQQVVQDNTPGRAGFPASLLSSTTRNVYNLPVNSPVQLKNAGWAISADYQLPANFTIGGNVSSNYLVNTDEIPADFVTFFNTPKYRYNLSVGNRNLRNSGFGFNVIWRYQDSFLWETTVANVEATNRKQTIIPAYSTLDAQVSKKITSLKSILKVGGTNLLGKLYTQSWANPGIGSMYYVSLTFDQLLN
- a CDS encoding FAD:protein FMN transferase codes for the protein MGTQFSLTFYAADSLTASRANAAVSARMDTLNQIMSDYLDGSEINRLSATGGSRRWVSVSAELFEVLQKAWTIARLSHGRFDPTIGPMSLLWRRAVRRREFPGPTERRRARRAVGYRLMELNPKNQTVRLRRAGMRLDVGGIGQGFAIDEALLVLQRFGVRSALIDIGGDILAGDPPPDGSAGSGWRVSIGSGQNGKPDTTVILLKNAAITTSGDTYRFLEYRGRRYSHIMNPRSGLGLRHFVQATVLAPNGYQADALTKVFSVAGMRKSRRLLKRFPGTQLLLLENKRGRLRQWQSAAFK